The proteins below come from a single Maylandia zebra isolate NMK-2024a linkage group LG23, Mzebra_GT3a, whole genome shotgun sequence genomic window:
- the LOC101470625 gene encoding flavin-containing monooxygenase 5 isoform X2, producing MVRRVAVVGAGCSGLACIKICVDEGLEPVCFESSDDIGGMWNFRETPEPDRTSIYRSLVVNTSKEMMCFSDFPMPSDYPNFMHNSQLLQYFRLYAEHFDLLRYINFQTTVRSVLQRPDFSLSGQWEVVTINKNGQEERHIFDAILVCSGHYTHPTLPLSDFQGKRVVVVGTGNSGGDIAVEISRSAEKTFLSTRQGAWVLGRMSTNGVPLDIAVIKRINNVLFQLLPKTLVNWAAERALNNKYDHILYGLKPKHRLMERNLMINDDLPGRILQGAIVMKNNLEGFKDSRVVFEDGTVEKNIDAVVFCTGYIAKFPFLPSTLSEGPYEEVTLYKRAFPPSLQPPTLAVMGLFQVKGPLMPTVEMQARWAVKVFLGQSRLPTKEKMLDVIESERRRNMQSYPCPRQAVLQVDYIPYLDFMAGEVGVRPKLLRLFLRDPVLWAKVFFGPCTPYQYRLSGPGNWSGARQAIFTQWERVSQPFRTREIPDNTSKFGLCSPLMLTFTGTVIIVVLFSKGKIVTTLEAATEMLNKSTVFLRELWFSLPQNPDM from the exons ATGGTTCGACGTGTGGCAGTAGTTGGAGCAGGCTGTTCTGGTTTGGCCTGTATCAAGATCTGTGTGGATGAGGGGCTCGAGCCTGTCTGCTTTGAAAGCAGTGATGACATTGGCGGCATGTGGAATTTTAGA GAGACACCTGAGCCAGATCGAACCAGCATCTACCGGTCCTTGGTGGTCAATACCTCCAAAGAAATGATGTGCTTCAGTGATTTTCCAATGCCATCTGACTATCCCAACTTCATGCATAACTCACAGCTTCTGCAGTACTTCAGGCTCTATGCTGAACACTTTGACCTGCTTAGATACATTAACTTTCAG ACCACAGTGAGGAGTGTTTTGCAAAGGCCGGATTTCTCTCTATCCGGCCAATGGGAAGTAGTGACCATAAACAAGAACGGACAGGAAGAGAGGCACATCTTTGATGCCATTCTGGTGTGCTCAGGTCACTACACCCATCCAACATTACCATTGTCTGACTTTCAAG GAAAAAGGGTGGTGGTGGTCGGCACTGGCAATTCTGGAGGTGATATTGCTGTGGAGATTAGCAGATCGGCCGAGAAG ACCTTTCTCAGTACACGTCAAGGGGCCTGGGTGCTGGGCAGGATGTCCACCAATGGCGTTCCTCTCGACATTGCAGTAATCAAACGGATCAACAACGTCCTCTTCCAATTGCTCCCCAAGACTTTGGTCAACTGGGCAGCAGAGAGAGCACTGAACAATAAATATGACCACATATTGTATGGTCTAAAACCCAAACACAG ACTTATGGAGAGAAACCTTATGATCAATGACGATCTCCCAGGCCGAATCCTTCAGGGGGCAATAGTCATGAAGAACAATCTGGAAGGGTTCAAGGACTCTAGAGTTGTATTTGAAGATGGCACGGTGGAGAAGAACATTGACGCCGTGGTATTTTGCACAGGTTACATTGCAAAGTTCCCATTCCTACCATCAACTCTGTCAGAGGGACCATATGAAGAGGTGACACTGTACAA GAGAGCGTTTCCTCCATCCCTGCAACCTCCCACACTGGCCGTCATGGGACTTTTCCAAGTAAAAGGTCCACTCATGCCTACAGTGGAAATGCAGGCTCGCTGGGCTGTTAAGGTCTTTTTAG GTCAGAGTCGTCTTCCAACCAAAGAGAAAATGCTGGATGTCATTGAAtctgagaggaggagaaacatgCAAAG CTATCCCTGTCCACGGCAGGCTGTTCTACAGGTTGATTACATCCCATATCTGGATTTTATGGCTGGGGAA GTAGGTGTTCGACCAAAACTCCTGAGGCTTTTTCTGAGAGACCCTGTGCTCTGGGCAAAGGTCTTCTTTGGTCCCTGCACACCTTATCAATATCGTCTTAGTGGGCCTGGAAATTGGTCTGGTGCCAGACAAGCTATCTTCACTCAGTGGGAGCGGGTTTCTCAACCGTTCAGAACCAGAGAAATACCAGACAACACCAGTAAATTTGGCTTGTGTTCTCCGCTGATGCTCACATTCACAGGAACTGTAATAATAGTCGTGCTTTTTTCTAAAGGCAAGATCGTTACGACCCTGGAAGCTGCTACTGAGATGCTGAACAAAAGCACAGTTTTTCTGAGGGAGTTGTGGTTCAGCTTACCACAGAATCCTGATATGTAA
- the LOC101470625 gene encoding flavin-containing monooxygenase 5 isoform X1, with amino-acid sequence MVRRVAVVGAGCSGLACIKICVDEGLEPVCFESSDDIGGMWNFRETPEPDRTSIYRSLVVNTSKEMMCFSDFPMPSDYPNFMHNSQLLQYFRLYAEHFDLLRYINFQTTVRSVLQRPDFSLSGQWEVVTINKNGQEERHIFDAILVCSGHYTHPTLPLSDFQGHETFSGRCLHSWEYKDANAFTGKRVVVVGTGNSGGDIAVEISRSAEKTFLSTRQGAWVLGRMSTNGVPLDIAVIKRINNVLFQLLPKTLVNWAAERALNNKYDHILYGLKPKHRLMERNLMINDDLPGRILQGAIVMKNNLEGFKDSRVVFEDGTVEKNIDAVVFCTGYIAKFPFLPSTLSEGPYEEVTLYKRAFPPSLQPPTLAVMGLFQVKGPLMPTVEMQARWAVKVFLGQSRLPTKEKMLDVIESERRRNMQSYPCPRQAVLQVDYIPYLDFMAGEVGVRPKLLRLFLRDPVLWAKVFFGPCTPYQYRLSGPGNWSGARQAIFTQWERVSQPFRTREIPDNTSKFGLCSPLMLTFTGTVIIVVLFSKGKIVTTLEAATEMLNKSTVFLRELWFSLPQNPDM; translated from the exons ATGGTTCGACGTGTGGCAGTAGTTGGAGCAGGCTGTTCTGGTTTGGCCTGTATCAAGATCTGTGTGGATGAGGGGCTCGAGCCTGTCTGCTTTGAAAGCAGTGATGACATTGGCGGCATGTGGAATTTTAGA GAGACACCTGAGCCAGATCGAACCAGCATCTACCGGTCCTTGGTGGTCAATACCTCCAAAGAAATGATGTGCTTCAGTGATTTTCCAATGCCATCTGACTATCCCAACTTCATGCATAACTCACAGCTTCTGCAGTACTTCAGGCTCTATGCTGAACACTTTGACCTGCTTAGATACATTAACTTTCAG ACCACAGTGAGGAGTGTTTTGCAAAGGCCGGATTTCTCTCTATCCGGCCAATGGGAAGTAGTGACCATAAACAAGAACGGACAGGAAGAGAGGCACATCTTTGATGCCATTCTGGTGTGCTCAGGTCACTACACCCATCCAACATTACCATTGTCTGACTTTCAAG ggcatgaaacCTTTTCTGGCAGGTGTCTTCACAGCTGGGAATATAAAGATGCAAATGCCTTCACAGGAAAAAGGGTGGTGGTGGTCGGCACTGGCAATTCTGGAGGTGATATTGCTGTGGAGATTAGCAGATCGGCCGAGAAG ACCTTTCTCAGTACACGTCAAGGGGCCTGGGTGCTGGGCAGGATGTCCACCAATGGCGTTCCTCTCGACATTGCAGTAATCAAACGGATCAACAACGTCCTCTTCCAATTGCTCCCCAAGACTTTGGTCAACTGGGCAGCAGAGAGAGCACTGAACAATAAATATGACCACATATTGTATGGTCTAAAACCCAAACACAG ACTTATGGAGAGAAACCTTATGATCAATGACGATCTCCCAGGCCGAATCCTTCAGGGGGCAATAGTCATGAAGAACAATCTGGAAGGGTTCAAGGACTCTAGAGTTGTATTTGAAGATGGCACGGTGGAGAAGAACATTGACGCCGTGGTATTTTGCACAGGTTACATTGCAAAGTTCCCATTCCTACCATCAACTCTGTCAGAGGGACCATATGAAGAGGTGACACTGTACAA GAGAGCGTTTCCTCCATCCCTGCAACCTCCCACACTGGCCGTCATGGGACTTTTCCAAGTAAAAGGTCCACTCATGCCTACAGTGGAAATGCAGGCTCGCTGGGCTGTTAAGGTCTTTTTAG GTCAGAGTCGTCTTCCAACCAAAGAGAAAATGCTGGATGTCATTGAAtctgagaggaggagaaacatgCAAAG CTATCCCTGTCCACGGCAGGCTGTTCTACAGGTTGATTACATCCCATATCTGGATTTTATGGCTGGGGAA GTAGGTGTTCGACCAAAACTCCTGAGGCTTTTTCTGAGAGACCCTGTGCTCTGGGCAAAGGTCTTCTTTGGTCCCTGCACACCTTATCAATATCGTCTTAGTGGGCCTGGAAATTGGTCTGGTGCCAGACAAGCTATCTTCACTCAGTGGGAGCGGGTTTCTCAACCGTTCAGAACCAGAGAAATACCAGACAACACCAGTAAATTTGGCTTGTGTTCTCCGCTGATGCTCACATTCACAGGAACTGTAATAATAGTCGTGCTTTTTTCTAAAGGCAAGATCGTTACGACCCTGGAAGCTGCTACTGAGATGCTGAACAAAAGCACAGTTTTTCTGAGGGAGTTGTGGTTCAGCTTACCACAGAATCCTGATATGTAA